Sequence from the Rutidosis leptorrhynchoides isolate AG116_Rl617_1_P2 chromosome 3, CSIRO_AGI_Rlap_v1, whole genome shotgun sequence genome:
CGTGTTTTAGTATAATTCAcataaaatattttataaaacaaacaaatatatttaaagtcaaagtcatGAAAGAAAGACTTCTAAATGTCAAATGCGACAATtcattttgggacggagggagtatgttTTTGTGATCATATTGGGCACACTAACGTATAAAAAGTACAAAAATTTTAGACAGTTTTTCTAGTCAACCCAACCCTTTTACCACGTATAAAAAGCCATGCCTATAGTTACTCATTATTGAGATATTTAAAATTAGTGTGATCGATCATGTTTGACACACAAACATAAAAATTTAGGTATTTTGAAAAAAAGGGTTTCCAGGTTGACCCAACCATTTTGCAGTGTACAAGAAAACCCATTTTGCAGTGTACAAGAAAAACCATTTACCAATCCACTTAACCTGCCAAATTGTGTTTCAGAAGCTATAAACGGTTCTAGAATAAGCTAATAATACCTGAAGGCACACAGAGCACGACATTTTCTCGCCAGAATCATCCAAATTGTTGTCAAATGTAACAGTGATTTTAGGTATCTTTTCAACCGAGTATTCAGGCAAACCTTTAGAACCACCAACATCGAATATATTATGAGCCTCATCGAAGGCCGTTTCCACCGCTCCCATCTAGATTAAATCCAAAATGATCAATAGATAGAAAGTAGGAAACTCCTTTTTCGAACCAAAATTGGAACGTGGGAAAAAATGCTTGATTAAAAGTAAAAAAACTTTACCTGGCTTTGTACCGCACTCAACATGGCCGGACCAATGCGTTCACGAACAAGTCTTCCACTTAACAAACTTACAATGACATCAATCTGTCATAAATTTGGTAAAAGTTGTATTAGTTATCAGTAAATCTTATGAAAAGAAACCAAACGTCATCAAAATCCATATAGTAATCACCATGTCatcatcattttccatgataaaaaagATCTGGTGAAGTTATCAACTCTTCTCTTTGTAAAAACTGGATAATTCTTGAAAACTTCAATAAATATTTTGGGGAAAGAAGGCTTTCAATCAACCATTTTTGTTGAGATGCCTTCGAATCCTAATTCAAATGAGATCCAATGAAGCAACAATAGATATTTGTAACATTGTTTTTTTTAAGATCTCTCCCAAGAATGAGAATATTCATGTACCACCATTTGTGGATACGAAGTCCGTATCTCCTTGTGTATTATCTAATCCTTGTCAGTCATATTATGCGGTTGTAGTTAATCTATTTTATtcccaaaacattttaggcaatTTAGCACTAATTTCCCTAAATCAGTCATCTTTTACATCTTACAAAAGAGGGATTCTTCTATAAGCAAAAATTTTCAAAcaaaaatttaaactttatctataGTTTGATAAATCGAAACACTTGAGATCATAAAGGCAAGAAAATAGAAATATTTACCAAGTAGAGAAGGCACCCAACCCCAGATTCATCAGATTGCCACAAAACAAGAGACGCTTCGAAAACTTCAATCGAAAAAACAGCACCAGAAATAGCTCCAACTGCAGCTCCTCTAACAAATCCACTCTCAGTTTCTTGACCAATTAAAGCACCAGTCATAGCTCCTAATAAGGTACCCACTGcaaattattaacaatatcaacAATCAAATTCAAATCAAAATCCAATTTTTTATGTGTGGTAAAGACCTAAGTTTAATCAACCAATTCTTCATGGT
This genomic interval carries:
- the LOC139896571 gene encoding NEP1-interacting protein 2-like isoform X2; this encodes MEFFSYPSRSSSPTSQISSFSFGDLVSKVKDFVSSAISVALGNVFSAIFTFFFALGAMTGALIGQETESGFVRGAAVGAISGAVFSIEVFEASLVLWQSDESGVGCLLYLIDVIVSLLSGRLVRERIGPAMLSAVQSQMGAVETAFDEAHNIFDVGGSKGLPEYSVEKIPKITVTFDNNLDDSGEKMSCSVCLQDFQLGETVRSLPQCHHMFHLPCIDKWLIRHASCPLCRRDL
- the LOC139896571 gene encoding NEP1-interacting protein-like 1 isoform X1, with the translated sequence MEFFSYPSRSSSPTSQISSFSFGDLVSKVKDFVSSAISVALGNVFSAIFTFFFALVGTLLGAMTGALIGQETESGFVRGAAVGAISGAVFSIEVFEASLVLWQSDESGVGCLLYLIDVIVSLLSGRLVRERIGPAMLSAVQSQMGAVETAFDEAHNIFDVGGSKGLPEYSVEKIPKITVTFDNNLDDSGEKMSCSVCLQDFQLGETVRSLPQCHHMFHLPCIDKWLIRHASCPLCRRDL